One window of the Asticcacaulis sp. SL142 genome contains the following:
- a CDS encoding glycoside hydrolase family 3 C-terminal domain-containing protein — MADAPPAPLDGPWLNSTLSAEARADAAIAAMTQSEKLLLVFGYYSTNADWMGGGVKRFEPPKDGLPYSAGYVPGVPRLQIPAQWETDAAIGVATQSSPTPRLRTALPSGLATAATWNPDAAFDGGAMIGNEARLSGFNVHLAGGMNLIREPRNGRNFEYSGEDPLLAGVITGNAIKGVQSNRIISTMKHFAFNAQETNRNHIDVKIAEPAARQSDLLAFQIAYEIGNPGSVMCAYNRINGAYSCENDWLLNKVLKEDWGFKGYVMSDWGGTHSTIPAANTGLDQQSGWAFDRSPYFHAALAEAVNNGHVSRSRLDDMARRVLWAMFTNGVVDTPVKGDQSALIDFAAHAKITQAAAEQSLVLLKNDGLLPLSKTAKKIVLIGGHADFGVLSGGGSSQVYATGFQSFEEPLGKAVFYASSPLKAIAARSSAAVSYHDGKDIKAAARAARDADIVIVFGTQWTAEGLDTPDLNLPGNQDALISAVAKANRKTVVVLQTGGPVVMPWLDKVGAILEAWYPGTSGGEAIARVLTGEINPSGRLPVTFPASVAQLPRPKIDGDPKLSELDDPHPHTDYDIEGAAVGYKWFDKKNLQPLFPFGHGLSYTTFSTSSLSAQPAGKTISVSLNVKNTGKYPGRTVTQIYVSPVEDAGWEAPKRLGTFTSTELKVGESKTLSLTVDPRLISTFDPKNNRWSIKGGTYKVMTGDSATRITNTTTVTLDQQTLSVRGQ, encoded by the coding sequence ATGGCCGATGCGCCGCCTGCCCCACTCGATGGGCCGTGGCTCAATTCGACATTGAGCGCCGAAGCGCGCGCGGATGCCGCAATCGCAGCCATGACCCAGTCCGAAAAACTGCTGCTGGTTTTTGGTTATTATTCTACCAATGCGGACTGGATGGGTGGCGGTGTAAAACGCTTCGAGCCCCCGAAAGACGGCTTGCCTTACTCGGCGGGCTACGTCCCAGGGGTGCCGCGCCTGCAAATCCCAGCCCAGTGGGAGACGGACGCCGCCATTGGCGTGGCCACTCAATCTTCGCCGACACCGCGCCTGCGCACGGCCTTGCCATCCGGTCTGGCCACAGCGGCCACCTGGAACCCCGATGCGGCTTTCGACGGCGGGGCGATGATCGGGAACGAAGCCCGCCTGTCGGGCTTCAATGTACATCTGGCGGGCGGGATGAACCTGATACGTGAGCCTCGCAATGGGCGTAATTTTGAGTATAGCGGTGAGGATCCGCTACTCGCCGGTGTCATAACCGGCAATGCGATAAAGGGCGTTCAGTCCAATCGCATTATCTCGACGATGAAGCATTTTGCGTTTAACGCTCAGGAAACCAATCGCAACCATATCGACGTGAAAATCGCTGAGCCGGCGGCGCGTCAGTCGGATCTGCTGGCCTTCCAGATTGCCTATGAGATTGGCAATCCCGGATCGGTAATGTGCGCCTATAACCGGATTAATGGTGCTTACTCATGCGAGAATGACTGGCTGCTCAATAAGGTCTTAAAAGAAGACTGGGGCTTCAAAGGCTATGTCATGTCGGACTGGGGCGGCACCCATTCGACGATCCCCGCCGCCAATACCGGCCTCGACCAGCAATCAGGCTGGGCCTTCGACCGTTCCCCCTATTTCCACGCCGCCTTAGCCGAAGCCGTCAATAATGGTCACGTCAGCCGGTCACGCCTTGATGACATGGCGCGCCGCGTACTTTGGGCGATGTTTACCAATGGTGTGGTCGATACGCCCGTAAAAGGCGATCAGTCCGCCTTAATCGATTTTGCGGCACATGCAAAGATAACTCAGGCCGCCGCCGAACAAAGTCTGGTGCTGTTAAAAAATGACGGCCTGCTGCCCCTGTCGAAAACGGCGAAAAAGATTGTCCTGATAGGCGGTCACGCCGATTTCGGCGTCCTGTCAGGCGGCGGCTCATCTCAGGTCTATGCCACAGGCTTCCAGAGCTTTGAAGAGCCTTTGGGTAAGGCGGTTTTTTACGCGTCTTCACCGCTGAAAGCCATAGCCGCCCGGTCAAGCGCCGCCGTCAGTTACCATGACGGGAAGGATATCAAGGCCGCCGCCCGTGCCGCGCGCGATGCCGACATTGTCATTGTTTTTGGTACCCAATGGACGGCTGAGGGGCTGGACACCCCGGATCTTAATCTGCCCGGCAATCAGGACGCGCTCATTAGTGCGGTGGCCAAGGCTAATCGTAAGACGGTTGTGGTTCTGCAAACCGGTGGCCCGGTGGTCATGCCCTGGTTGGACAAGGTTGGCGCGATCCTCGAAGCCTGGTATCCCGGAACGTCCGGCGGCGAAGCCATCGCCCGCGTGCTTACGGGGGAGATCAACCCATCGGGACGCCTGCCCGTGACCTTCCCGGCTTCCGTGGCGCAACTGCCACGCCCCAAGATTGACGGCGATCCCAAGTTGAGCGAGCTTGACGACCCGCACCCCCACACGGATTACGATATCGAAGGGGCAGCCGTAGGGTACAAATGGTTTGACAAGAAAAATCTGCAGCCGTTGTTCCCGTTCGGTCACGGCTTGAGCTATACGACCTTTTCGACCTCATCCCTGTCGGCCCAGCCTGCCGGTAAGACCATAAGCGTATCGTTAAATGTCAAAAATACCGGAAAATATCCGGGCCGAACCGTTACCCAGATTTATGTGTCGCCCGTGGAGGATGCCGGGTGGGAAGCGCCTAAACGTCTTGGGACCTTCACCAGCACTGAGTTGAAGGTGGGTGAAAGCAAGACCCTGTCGCTGACGGTTGATCCACGCCTTATCTCAACCTTTGACCCCAAGAACAACCGCTGGTCGATCAAAGGCGGCACCTATAAGGTCATGACCGGAGATTCAGCGACCAGGATCACCAATACAACAACGGTCACGCTGGATCAGCAAACCCTGAGTGTCCGGGGGCAATAG
- a CDS encoding sigma-54-dependent transcriptional regulator — translation MSALRILFIDDDLGVLKTAELLLQKAGYDFRGAQSPSEAYSFLATEPADVILLDLNFSRAQMSGEEGLLCLQNLRRHDPDAAVLIVTGHSGLNVAVQALRAGAHNFIMKPWNNERLLAAIEEAASQRGAIKIDREADDAASEDAGLIIGECDALTRIKELITRYARLTAPVLLVGENGTGKSMLANVLHRHSGRSSLKVLEADRLDMADLLGLTDTTVVLENIDQLDAANSLPLSTWLQNAGSLNTRVVATTCRRRHDLTIQRSLLYALSTLEITLPPLADRGNDLELLSNHFARVFAIKQGLGPRSLAPEAIVGLRAFPWPDNLHALRRIIERAVAESDGPIISFSDLDLSSATSTETSSGLNLERSEKYAIEEALSRHNFNISKAAVELGVTRQTLYRRMARHGL, via the coding sequence ATGTCAGCCTTAAGAATATTATTTATCGATGATGATTTAGGTGTGCTCAAAACCGCTGAACTGCTCTTGCAGAAGGCTGGTTATGATTTTCGTGGTGCGCAAAGTCCGTCAGAAGCCTACAGTTTTTTGGCAACTGAACCGGCGGATGTCATTTTGCTTGATCTGAATTTTTCGCGCGCCCAGATGTCTGGTGAAGAAGGTTTGCTGTGCCTGCAAAACCTTCGCAGGCATGACCCTGATGCCGCGGTTTTGATTGTCACCGGTCACAGCGGTTTGAATGTGGCGGTTCAGGCGCTACGCGCCGGGGCCCATAACTTCATCATGAAGCCGTGGAATAATGAGCGTCTGCTGGCAGCGATTGAAGAGGCCGCCAGCCAGAGAGGGGCGATTAAGATTGACCGGGAGGCCGATGATGCCGCAAGCGAAGACGCCGGATTAATCATCGGTGAATGTGACGCGCTTACGCGCATAAAGGAGCTGATAACGCGGTATGCCCGCCTGACCGCGCCGGTTTTATTGGTGGGTGAAAACGGCACCGGCAAAAGCATGCTGGCGAATGTTTTGCACCGGCATTCCGGGCGTAGCAGCCTTAAGGTTTTAGAGGCGGATCGGCTGGATATGGCCGATTTATTAGGCCTGACGGATACGACGGTCGTGCTTGAAAATATTGATCAACTTGACGCCGCTAACAGTTTGCCACTGAGTACATGGCTTCAGAATGCGGGCTCGCTTAACACGCGGGTTGTGGCAACAACGTGCCGGCGCCGTCATGATCTGACTATCCAAAGATCGCTGCTCTATGCCCTCAGTACGCTCGAAATAACCCTTCCGCCGCTTGCCGACCGGGGCAATGATCTGGAACTTCTTTCCAATCATTTTGCGCGCGTTTTTGCCATCAAGCAGGGCCTTGGCCCCCGGTCTTTAGCCCCTGAAGCCATTGTGGGTTTGCGGGCATTTCCATGGCCGGATAATCTTCACGCACTGCGCAGGATCATTGAGCGCGCTGTGGCCGAGTCGGACGGCCCGATTATCTCATTTTCTGATCTTGATTTGTCTTCGGCTACATCGACTGAGACAAGTAGCGGGCTTAACCTTGAACGCTCTGAAAAATATGCGATAGAAGAAGCGCTTAGTCGTCATAATTTTAATATTTCAAAGGCGGCCGTCGAACTTGGGGTTACGCGTCAAACCTTGTACCGCCGCATGGCCCGACATGGCCTTTAA
- a CDS encoding ABC transporter permease, producing MIWHLSGFIHVFRSLLRFWGVNLLNVFGLAIGFAAAIVIGLYVKDELSFDRFLPDADNVFIATSVYSPNNSPVISSDKSPAGLARWLVAEAPAVEATARLAQVEWSVRSPRRESLELFYWADPNIFDVLRVKAVSGDLSTALSKPYTMALTQRMALHYFGREDVVGQTLFINGASPIEITAVLADFPPNTSLNREIFVSGLSSYSMLTVLDQHPDWQWASCYVFVRLVPGATLKADTIRNIALKNWQSPHSIPAEINLIPLPDLRFQPEADSQIAPRSHKDTVIAMIAVAGIILFLATVNFAGLLTAQIDERKAEMTIRRTLGARRHHLFFHVISEAVVINAFAAILALALMERLLPVINPRLGTELSVWASPGLAIGFALTAAITGLLGGLYPATILSAEPLRTSHHIDSGRSYMSRVGWIAVQFTLLITLLISSQTVYSQWVFATGQALNFNARNILQIVVYANAGQDESFKKRVLSLDGVEDAAHSRFIPEERNIRPAWSAVPSGKLIQFNRQSVDADFFPMFGVQILAGNNFSGVYFAEAPPVEVILNRSAAEALGYRQPEDAIGQFLDYEADHTRHRSKIIGVVDNMRTNTVRKPLQPMVFDNQSFFFTRLNVRLKPGTEAATLSKIDRLWDQEYPNTNPIYRYFYSDYLSEVYQDMKRQGWAFGFLSVVGICLSILGLTGLSIYLARSRCREIAIRSALGASLADIIYLRLSPFIKPMVIASIAATALSWLTMSLWLSAFDTHISLSPVVFLTSGAMTAFMALATLTAHIILTPPVRASQSLRV from the coding sequence ATGATTTGGCACCTTTCCGGTTTCATCCACGTCTTCCGGTCACTCCTGCGTTTCTGGGGCGTGAACCTTTTGAATGTGTTTGGATTGGCGATCGGCTTTGCGGCGGCCATAGTCATCGGCCTTTATGTCAAGGACGAGCTAAGTTTCGACCGCTTCCTGCCGGATGCAGATAATGTCTTCATAGCGACCAGCGTTTACAGCCCGAATAACAGCCCGGTTATCAGCAGTGATAAATCGCCCGCAGGTCTGGCGCGGTGGCTGGTGGCCGAAGCTCCGGCGGTCGAGGCCACAGCCCGCCTCGCTCAGGTCGAATGGTCCGTCAGATCACCGCGACGGGAATCGCTGGAACTTTTTTACTGGGCCGATCCAAACATCTTTGATGTTTTGCGCGTTAAGGCGGTCTCCGGTGATCTGTCAACGGCATTAAGCAAACCGTACACAATGGCCTTAACCCAAAGGATGGCATTGCATTACTTTGGCCGTGAGGATGTCGTAGGGCAGACCCTGTTTATTAATGGTGCCTCCCCGATCGAGATCACCGCCGTTCTTGCCGATTTTCCGCCAAACACCAGCCTAAACCGGGAAATTTTCGTCTCCGGGCTGTCGTCGTACAGCATGTTGACAGTTCTGGATCAGCATCCGGACTGGCAATGGGCGTCATGCTACGTATTTGTTCGGCTGGTTCCCGGAGCTACGCTCAAGGCCGATACGATCCGAAACATAGCGCTCAAAAACTGGCAGAGCCCCCATAGTATTCCGGCAGAAATTAATCTCATTCCTTTGCCTGACCTGCGATTTCAACCGGAAGCCGACAGTCAGATAGCCCCGCGCAGTCACAAGGATACCGTCATTGCCATGATTGCCGTCGCGGGCATCATCCTGTTTCTCGCGACCGTCAATTTTGCGGGCTTACTGACCGCACAAATCGACGAACGAAAAGCCGAAATGACGATACGCAGGACCTTAGGTGCCAGGCGTCATCATCTGTTTTTTCATGTGATATCAGAAGCGGTTGTGATCAATGCCTTTGCCGCCATTTTAGCTCTGGCGCTAATGGAAAGGCTCCTGCCGGTTATCAACCCCCGTCTGGGGACTGAACTCTCCGTCTGGGCGTCACCTGGCCTCGCCATAGGGTTTGCCCTCACCGCCGCCATCACCGGACTATTGGGCGGACTATACCCGGCGACTATCCTCTCGGCCGAACCCCTGCGGACATCACACCATATCGATAGCGGACGCTCCTATATGAGCCGGGTCGGCTGGATTGCCGTGCAGTTCACACTTTTGATCACCTTGCTCATTTCCTCGCAAACCGTCTATAGTCAGTGGGTTTTCGCGACCGGTCAGGCGCTGAATTTTAACGCCCGTAATATCCTGCAAATCGTTGTCTATGCGAATGCCGGACAAGATGAAAGTTTCAAAAAGCGCGTTTTGTCTTTAGACGGCGTTGAAGATGCAGCCCACTCGCGCTTCATTCCCGAAGAGAGGAATATTCGTCCCGCATGGTCGGCGGTGCCATCAGGAAAGCTTATTCAATTCAATCGGCAGTCAGTTGATGCGGACTTTTTCCCGATGTTCGGCGTGCAGATTCTGGCGGGGAATAACTTTTCAGGCGTTTATTTTGCTGAGGCACCACCGGTCGAAGTGATCCTTAACAGATCGGCAGCAGAGGCCCTGGGGTATCGTCAGCCTGAGGACGCCATAGGCCAATTTTTAGATTATGAAGCCGATCACACACGTCACAGATCCAAGATCATCGGCGTCGTCGACAATATGCGCACCAATACAGTTCGCAAGCCGCTGCAGCCCATGGTCTTTGACAACCAATCCTTTTTCTTCACACGCCTGAATGTCCGTTTAAAACCCGGCACTGAGGCCGCAACCCTGTCGAAAATTGATCGGCTATGGGATCAGGAATATCCAAACACAAATCCGATATACCGCTATTTTTATTCAGATTATCTTAGTGAGGTGTATCAGGATATGAAACGGCAAGGATGGGCGTTCGGCTTCCTGTCCGTTGTCGGTATCTGTTTGTCTATCCTCGGCCTTACCGGTCTCTCCATCTATCTTGCCCGAAGCCGGTGCCGTGAAATCGCCATTCGCAGCGCCCTTGGGGCCAGTTTGGCAGATATTATCTACTTGCGACTTTCACCATTTATAAAGCCGATGGTCATCGCAAGTATTGCGGCCACTGCCCTATCCTGGCTCACCATGTCCTTGTGGTTAAGCGCCTTTGATACGCATATTTCGCTGAGCCCCGTGGTGTTCCTTACCTCCGGGGCCATGACCGCGTTTATGGCTTTGGCAACCCTCACGGCACACATCATCCTGACACCGCCGGTACGCGCCAGTCAGTCTCTTCGCGTCTAA
- a CDS encoding IclR family transcriptional regulator produces the protein MLNATPAFRESDNIRYLSNIPSMDSDNIPQRTLNAGLNILEYLAKCAAPVSASTLSIDLGIPLATLYRSMTVLRKRGYISKTTPSGLYEATSKIWDLLPSISPQDRVVIHARPILKQLCENLGLSCNLSIPLASDMMVIAKHEPLSPFWVNVPVGYRYPISSSSPGHVFMAFTSGIEGYAPSEIAPLALGADDRDNLTASVSRIAECGFAQVENSLMPSIIDLSCPIFDGSGFIAALTVPYMSTSNGRRLECCIAALRAHAMRLSESLGKTQKVA, from the coding sequence ATGCTTAACGCCACCCCAGCATTTCGCGAAAGCGATAATATCCGCTATTTATCAAATATCCCCTCTATGGACTCTGATAACATTCCTCAGCGCACCCTGAATGCGGGTTTAAATATTCTGGAATACTTAGCAAAGTGCGCCGCCCCGGTTTCGGCCTCAACCCTTTCAATAGACCTCGGCATTCCCCTCGCGACCCTATATCGTTCAATGACGGTATTGAGAAAGCGCGGCTATATATCCAAAACCACACCCTCCGGCCTGTACGAAGCCACAAGTAAGATATGGGATCTGCTGCCCAGCATATCTCCTCAAGACCGCGTCGTCATCCACGCCCGCCCCATATTGAAGCAGCTCTGCGAAAACCTGGGCCTATCGTGTAATCTGTCAATTCCATTAGCGTCCGATATGATGGTGATTGCTAAGCACGAACCCCTAAGCCCATTCTGGGTTAACGTCCCTGTCGGTTACCGCTACCCCATATCAAGCTCATCTCCAGGCCATGTTTTTATGGCGTTTACCTCAGGCATTGAGGGCTACGCACCCTCGGAAATAGCCCCCCTTGCACTCGGCGCAGATGACCGTGACAATCTCACCGCCAGCGTTTCAAGAATTGCAGAATGTGGCTTTGCTCAGGTCGAGAATTCACTCATGCCGAGCATCATCGATCTGTCATGCCCGATCTTTGACGGCTCCGGCTTTATCGCGGCCCTGACCGTACCGTACATGAGCACATCCAACGGCCGCCGTTTAGAGTGCTGCATAGCGGCTTTGCGCGCCCATGCCATGCGCTTGAGTGAATCGTTGGGAAAAACGCAAAAAGTAGCATGA
- a CDS encoding ABC transporter ATP-binding protein codes for MPLISLRDVYFNYETGTKRLEALKDISLDIDPGEFLAICGPSGCGKSTLLNILGTLERPSAGSYLYDAHNLADCNASQLARLRAREIGFVFQSFNLIESLSVYENIELALLYKHDGRHNLRHRVMEAMDRVGIAHRADHLPRQLSGGQQQRCAIARAIVGRPAIILADEPTGNLDSENAAQIFGILKALHQEGSTLVVVTHSASQADQAERVVEMLDGRIQFSRRRL; via the coding sequence ATGCCGTTGATCAGTTTGCGCGACGTGTACTTTAATTATGAGACCGGGACAAAGCGGCTTGAGGCACTGAAAGACATATCGCTCGACATCGATCCGGGCGAATTTCTGGCCATTTGCGGCCCGTCAGGATGCGGAAAGTCCACCCTGCTGAATATTCTGGGCACTCTGGAGCGCCCGTCAGCCGGAAGTTATCTTTATGACGCTCACAATTTGGCGGATTGCAATGCCAGTCAGCTCGCCCGTTTACGGGCCCGCGAGATTGGCTTCGTGTTCCAGAGCTTTAATCTGATCGAAAGCCTGAGCGTCTACGAAAATATCGAACTGGCGCTGCTTTACAAGCACGATGGCCGTCATAACCTCCGCCACAGGGTCATGGAGGCGATGGACAGAGTAGGCATAGCCCATCGGGCGGATCATTTGCCGCGACAGTTATCCGGGGGGCAACAGCAAAGATGTGCCATTGCCCGCGCCATAGTCGGGCGGCCTGCGATTATCCTCGCTGACGAACCCACAGGCAACCTTGACTCGGAAAATGCGGCCCAGATTTTTGGTATTTTAAAGGCCCTCCACCAGGAGGGAAGCACACTTGTCGTTGTCACGCACTCTGCCAGTCAGGCAGATCAGGCTGAACGTGTGGTGGAGATGCTGGATGGGCGTATTCAGTTTTCACGGCGCCGCCTGTAA